The proteins below come from a single Halobacillus salinarum genomic window:
- a CDS encoding HesB/IscA family protein — MILNITEAASHQIKEMLKEEDKENVRLRFGVKGGGCSGLSYAMGFEDEINEELDVIEESSGIPVVIHKQDVPIIEGTTIDFKQNMMGGGFTIDNPNAIVSCGCGSSFKTATNAGTPDPNC, encoded by the coding sequence ATGATTCTGAATATTACAGAAGCGGCTAGTCACCAAATTAAGGAAATGTTGAAGGAAGAGGACAAAGAGAATGTCCGGCTTCGCTTCGGAGTAAAAGGTGGAGGTTGCAGTGGATTGTCTTATGCGATGGGCTTCGAAGATGAGATTAATGAAGAGTTAGATGTTATCGAAGAATCAAGCGGTATTCCCGTTGTCATTCATAAACAAGATGTACCAATCATTGAAGGTACAACGATTGATTTTAAGCAGAACATGATGGGCGGAGGATTTACGATCGATAATCCTAACGCTATCGTTTCCTGCGGCTGCGGATCTTCTTTTAAAACGGCTACCAACGCTGGTACACCGGATCCGAATTGTTAA
- a CDS encoding divergent PAP2 family protein, whose translation MDLLHNFPLWASITAIFFAQIVKVPIQFIASRDFVPGLAFSTGGMPSSHSAAVTALATGVGLEHGFDSSVFAVACVFTIIVMFDSTGVRRQTGEQAIMLNILLKDFQRFVDEAKEWGNKEEFQKRKELKELLGHQPIEVFFGGLTGILLSILLHTLI comes from the coding sequence ATGGATTTGCTGCATAATTTTCCCCTGTGGGCGTCAATCACCGCTATCTTCTTTGCTCAAATCGTAAAAGTTCCAATTCAATTTATCGCTTCAAGGGATTTCGTACCCGGTCTTGCTTTCAGCACCGGGGGTATGCCCAGCAGTCATTCTGCTGCTGTCACTGCACTTGCCACAGGCGTAGGGTTAGAACACGGCTTTGATTCGTCAGTATTTGCTGTCGCTTGTGTTTTTACTATTATCGTTATGTTCGATTCTACCGGAGTGCGCCGGCAGACAGGTGAACAAGCAATCATGCTTAATATTCTTTTAAAGGACTTTCAACGATTTGTAGATGAAGCAAAGGAATGGGGAAACAAAGAAGAGTTTCAAAAGAGAAAGGAATTAAAAGAATTATTGGGGCATCAGCCGATCGAAGTCTTTTTCGGAGGACTCACCGGAATTTTACTTTCTATTCTTCTGCACACTCTTATTTAG
- a CDS encoding YuiB family protein — translation MNIVQFIVSIVLFFVLFFGIAFLLNMILRSSWLLAYVYPIIVLLIVDDFKFTQYFTDPGFAFPEVFGHLVNLQVVDIFILLSGFLGTIGAGLVIRFLRKSGYQMF, via the coding sequence TTGAACATCGTACAGTTTATCGTTTCTATTGTACTGTTTTTCGTCTTGTTTTTTGGAATAGCATTTCTCTTAAATATGATTCTTCGCTCATCATGGCTTCTCGCGTATGTGTATCCCATTATTGTACTGTTGATTGTCGATGACTTTAAATTTACACAGTACTTTACTGATCCTGGCTTTGCTTTTCCTGAAGTGTTTGGACACCTGGTAAATTTACAGGTTGTTGATATTTTTATCTTATTAAGCGGCTTTCTCGGTACGATCGGTGCAGGGTTAGTGATTCGCTTTCTTCGTAAAAGCGGTTACCAAATGTTTTAA
- a CDS encoding 3D domain-containing protein, translating into MKNQSNQLLISGLIVASIYSTLTNLSNLSITDLDDWLSGDFKAASLQGAMALRDKAQTEKTTNSGKAVPTSSVSESISLSDSLDLSQFPKKTVVATGYTAGKESTGKTKEHPQYGITFSGVPVKRDLYSTIAADPKVFPIGTVLFIPDYGYGVVADTGSAIKGNKIDLYYPTVEAVYQNWGKKKLNVYVVKKGKGSLTKEELEHLNDNEAMQVFRSQILKEKK; encoded by the coding sequence ATGAAAAACCAATCGAACCAGTTATTAATAAGCGGTTTAATCGTGGCATCTATTTATAGTACCCTTACTAACCTTTCTAATTTATCCATCACGGATCTAGATGATTGGTTGTCTGGGGATTTTAAAGCCGCTTCTCTTCAAGGTGCGATGGCATTAAGGGATAAAGCACAGACTGAAAAGACAACAAACAGTGGAAAGGCCGTTCCGACTTCTTCAGTAAGTGAATCTATATCTCTTTCTGATAGCCTGGATCTATCACAATTCCCAAAGAAGACAGTAGTGGCTACAGGTTACACAGCTGGTAAAGAGTCTACGGGAAAAACGAAAGAGCATCCGCAATATGGCATAACATTTTCAGGGGTTCCAGTTAAACGCGACTTGTATTCTACAATTGCCGCAGATCCAAAGGTTTTTCCGATAGGTACCGTACTATTCATACCGGATTATGGCTATGGAGTGGTGGCAGATACTGGCTCAGCGATTAAAGGAAACAAGATTGATCTTTATTACCCCACAGTTGAGGCTGTGTACCAAAATTGGGGGAAAAAGAAGCTGAATGTGTACGTTGTGAAAAAGGGGAAAGGTTCCCTTACTAAAGAAGAACTCGAGCATCTTAATGATAATGAAGCGATGCAAGTCTTCCGAAGTCAAATTTTAAAAGAAAAGAAATAA
- a CDS encoding NAD(P)/FAD-dependent oxidoreductase, giving the protein MSDKVYDITVIGGGPVGLFTAFYGGMRQASVKIIESLPHLGGQLSALYPEKYIFDVAGFPRVRAQELVDNLEEQAMAFDPTVALEQSVETIERLEDDSFKLTTDKEVHYTRTIIITAGNGAFQPRKLKMEDTEKFEDANLHYFVDDMNKFAGKNVMICGGGDSAVDWALMLEPIANQVTIAHRRDKFRAHEHSVEQLKNSNINVLTPYTPEKMIGQEAIRQVELHEVKGDHIQTIDVDDVIVNYGFISSLGPIKDWELEIEKNSIVVNSKMETNIKGIYAAGDICTYPGKVKLIASGFGEGPTAVNNAKAYMDPTARVQPKHSTSMFS; this is encoded by the coding sequence TTGAGCGATAAAGTTTATGATATCACTGTTATCGGTGGGGGTCCTGTCGGTCTTTTCACTGCTTTTTATGGCGGCATGAGGCAGGCTAGCGTGAAGATTATCGAAAGTCTACCACACCTGGGAGGGCAATTATCCGCTCTTTACCCAGAAAAATATATATTTGACGTAGCTGGTTTTCCAAGAGTCCGAGCTCAGGAATTAGTTGATAATTTGGAAGAACAGGCCATGGCTTTCGATCCAACGGTTGCCCTGGAACAATCCGTAGAAACCATTGAGCGTCTGGAGGATGATTCATTTAAGCTCACTACAGATAAAGAGGTTCATTATACAAGAACGATCATTATCACTGCAGGAAATGGTGCCTTCCAGCCACGAAAATTGAAAATGGAGGACACAGAGAAATTTGAGGATGCAAACCTCCATTATTTTGTCGATGATATGAACAAATTTGCCGGAAAAAACGTGATGATTTGCGGCGGTGGGGATTCTGCCGTAGACTGGGCTCTTATGCTTGAGCCTATAGCTAATCAGGTCACGATTGCTCATCGCCGTGATAAATTCCGTGCCCATGAGCATAGTGTAGAACAGCTGAAAAACTCAAATATAAATGTTCTGACTCCTTATACACCTGAAAAAATGATTGGACAAGAAGCGATCCGCCAAGTTGAACTTCACGAAGTAAAAGGCGACCATATCCAAACCATTGATGTGGATGATGTGATTGTTAACTATGGCTTCATTTCCTCTCTAGGTCCAATTAAAGATTGGGAACTGGAAATTGAAAAGAACAGCATTGTAGTAAATTCGAAAATGGAAACCAACATCAAAGGAATTTATGCAGCTGGAGACATTTGTACGTACCCAGGCAAAGTGAAGCTGATTGCCTCTGGGTTTGGGGAAGGCCCAACTGCGGTAAATAACGCCAAAGCTTATATGGACCCTACCGCCAGAGTTCAGCCTAAGCACTCAACCAGCATGTTTTCCTAA
- a CDS encoding YuzD family protein: MEETLKDIRLTVYGADIKCPSCVNAPGSRETFEWLQAAITRKYGAEGVCYQYIDFEKDPYDEEHLQYIQQIENEERFYPLIVIEDEVAGEGNPRLKRIYQMLENHGLEDLASRE, from the coding sequence TTGGAAGAGACTTTGAAGGATATTCGATTAACTGTGTATGGGGCAGATATAAAATGCCCCAGCTGTGTGAACGCTCCTGGTTCCAGGGAAACCTTTGAGTGGCTGCAGGCTGCAATTACAAGAAAGTATGGTGCTGAAGGAGTCTGTTATCAGTATATAGACTTTGAAAAGGATCCGTATGATGAAGAGCACCTTCAATATATTCAGCAGATCGAGAATGAGGAACGTTTCTATCCCTTAATTGTTATCGAAGACGAGGTAGCTGGTGAAGGGAATCCAAGATTGAAACGTATTTACCAAATGTTAGAAAATCATGGGTTGGAGGACCTGGCAAGTAGAGAATAA
- a CDS encoding NifU family protein produces the protein MHEQVQEVLNKLRPFLLRDGGDVELVDVEDGIVRLRLMGACGNCPSSTITLKAGIERALSQEVPGIYEVEQVF, from the coding sequence ATGCATGAACAAGTTCAGGAGGTACTTAATAAACTTCGCCCATTTTTACTTCGTGATGGCGGGGATGTTGAACTCGTAGACGTTGAAGATGGCATCGTACGCCTGCGCTTAATGGGTGCGTGCGGGAACTGCCCAAGTTCAACCATCACTCTAAAAGCAGGCATCGAACGCGCTTTATCTCAAGAAGTGCCTGGTATTTATGAAGTTGAGCAAGTATTTTAA
- a CDS encoding NAD(P)/FAD-dependent oxidoreductase, with amino-acid sequence MKNPNIVILGAGYAGLITAVKLQKSLGVNEANVTLVNKHSYHYQTTWLHENAAGTLHHDRTRIQIKDVINTSKINFVQDTVTGIDPQQKSITLENGQLDYDYLVIGLGFEAETFGITGLKENAFTISNINTARLIRQHIEYNFAKYNNETEKKQERLNLVVGGAGFTGIEFAGELANRVPELCKEYDIPCEKVRIITVEAAPTALPGFDPELVEYAMNRLEAKGVEFKIGAMIKEVTEDKLIYEKDEQREEIPTNTVVWAAGVRGSSLIEQAGFESNRGRVKVRKDLRPNEYDDVFIIGDCALMINEETERPYPPTAQIAIQMAENTAANLKRLIHGNTHLESFTPDLKGTVASLGSKDAIGVVFGDKKLFGWSASAMKKVIDNRYLLKLGGVGLVLKKGKLNFLNL; translated from the coding sequence ATGAAGAATCCTAACATTGTCATTCTTGGAGCTGGTTACGCTGGACTAATTACAGCAGTAAAGCTTCAAAAAAGTCTAGGTGTGAACGAAGCAAACGTAACTTTAGTGAATAAGCACAGCTATCACTATCAAACCACCTGGCTTCATGAAAACGCAGCTGGAACGCTGCATCATGATCGTACGCGTATTCAAATTAAAGATGTCATCAACACAAGCAAGATTAACTTTGTTCAAGATACGGTTACTGGTATCGATCCTCAGCAAAAATCCATTACACTAGAAAACGGACAGCTTGATTACGATTATCTCGTCATCGGTTTAGGGTTTGAAGCTGAAACATTCGGAATTACCGGATTAAAGGAAAACGCCTTTACGATCAGTAATATCAATACGGCTCGTTTGATCCGTCAACATATCGAATATAATTTTGCGAAATACAATAATGAGACTGAGAAGAAACAGGAGCGTTTGAACCTTGTAGTCGGTGGAGCAGGTTTCACAGGAATTGAATTTGCAGGGGAACTTGCTAATCGTGTGCCTGAACTGTGTAAGGAGTACGATATTCCTTGCGAAAAGGTTCGTATCATCACTGTAGAGGCAGCCCCAACAGCACTGCCGGGATTTGATCCGGAACTTGTGGAATATGCTATGAATCGCCTTGAAGCAAAAGGTGTGGAATTCAAAATTGGTGCCATGATTAAGGAAGTTACAGAGGACAAGCTTATCTATGAAAAAGATGAGCAGCGTGAAGAAATTCCAACAAACACTGTTGTATGGGCAGCCGGAGTTCGAGGCAGTTCTCTTATTGAACAAGCAGGATTTGAAAGCAATCGCGGCCGGGTAAAAGTTCGCAAGGATCTTCGTCCAAATGAATACGATGACGTGTTTATTATTGGAGATTGTGCTTTAATGATCAACGAAGAGACAGAACGCCCATATCCGCCGACAGCCCAAATCGCTATTCAAATGGCAGAAAATACTGCGGCTAATCTGAAGCGTTTAATCCATGGCAATACTCATCTCGAATCCTTCACTCCTGACCTTAAAGGAACAGTGGCTTCTTTAGGAAGTAAGGATGCTATCGGGGTAGTATTTGGAGATAAAAAATTGTTTGGCTGGTCAGCATCTGCTATGAAAAAGGTCATTGACAACCGCTATCTGCTGAAACTAGGCGGAGTAGGCCTTGTGCTTAAAAAAGGAAAGCTTAATTTCCTAAATCTCTAA
- a CDS encoding YuzB family protein: MNPMIEFCINNLASGSQAAKEELEKDPDLDVIEYGCLSNCGICSYGLFALVEGERVMADTPEELVDNIYDHLEKNPQF, from the coding sequence ATGAATCCAATGATTGAATTTTGTATAAATAATTTAGCAAGCGGATCCCAGGCAGCAAAAGAGGAACTTGAGAAGGATCCGGATCTTGATGTTATAGAGTACGGTTGTTTAAGTAATTGTGGTATTTGTTCTTACGGACTCTTTGCCTTAGTTGAAGGTGAACGAGTTATGGCTGATACTCCGGAAGAACTAGTTGACAACATTTATGACCACTTGGAGAAGAATCCCCAATTTTAA